A stretch of DNA from Mugil cephalus isolate CIBA_MC_2020 chromosome 12, CIBA_Mcephalus_1.1, whole genome shotgun sequence:
TGAATCCACTTGCTGCAAGTTCATTTGCACTACTAATTTAGGACTGGAACTGCTACTTATATGTCATTCCCTGCACTGGGAATggggccaaaaaaaaatgaacaggatACATTCATTTTGTACTGCCTACTATGCATAcgtgataaaaaagaaaacgaagCTATGACGCCATCAGTACCTGAACTCAACAGTGGCAGTGAAGGACTCGTGCTCTGTGATGGAGAAGACCAGCAGGAAGCCCTCCCCGCTGCGAAAATAGTTGTCCCTGATAGCAGCGTAGTCCTCCTGGCCGGCTGTGTCCAGGATGTCGATCTGGACCTCCTCCCCATCCAGAACCACCTTCTTCCTGTAGCTGTCCGCCTTGGTGGGTTCATAGTCCTCCACGAACTGGGGACGAAACAATTAATCTACGTGGGTATTTTGAGACGACGCTACGAGCTGCTATTCGTATGAATAATGCAACAGTGAAGACTGAGCAGTGATTCCGCCGGTGTGCATAGCGACACTGATTAAAAAGCACACGAGGCACGTGACTGAAAAATTATGCTGACATGCTTGGGAGCTGAACCTCCTCACTTGAATGCCGTTTTCCCGATAAACATCTCTAGTCAAGGTGTTTTGCCAAGAGTCGTTTTGTTTGCCGATTAGTAGCTCAGTTGGACTTCTATGATGTAGGAGCTGCTCTCTTACCCTCATACAACAGACAGCCCTTCTgtaacagttttacatttatcGTTCTCCAAAATACTGACACTTAGAAAAGTGGAGATGTAAAAGATGAAGTTGTAAAGtaaacacaactaaacaaaTGAGTGAAGGCGACTCCTATTTACTGCCCCTACTTCTACCGTGGTCCCTTTTGAAGTTGTTTATAGGGGTGCGGTGACTTACCTCATCATACATGAACTGCAGGGTCAGGGCTGACTTTCCCACACCTCCACTGCCAACCATTATCACCTTGTGCAGCACCAGAGAGCTCTGGTTTTTACTTTTACCGGTAGCCATCGCTGGATTCTTCTTTGCTTCCGCTCTACACACCTAAACACATGtgcacgctcacacacagacacccacacacacacacacacacgcgctgaCCCAACCTGCGAACGACAATAGCGGAAATACATCAGTGTCAGAGTAAACAACCTGTACACGTAGGCAGCAGAAATGTGTGGGCAAGTGCCTGGACAGATGGCAGTTGTTACTTAACTGCTTCCACCGTGACAGTAACTCTCAGTGCCAAGGCTCTAGGCTTTGCTCCAACAAATCTCAAATCTTAACCTTCACCGTTTCCATTAAAGTGCCAAATTGCCTCCTCATGAATCCCAGAACTTTATAAAGTTCGCCATCAAAAGGTCATTGCAACTGATCAGAAGTAATGAAGCCATCATTATCCATTGCGAGGCGGCATTTACGAATGCATTAAAGTAGAGCGTCGTGTGCTAAACTCGTTAAAAGGAGGGAGCTCTGACTGGCCATCTATCTGCTCTTTAATGGCTCTGCCCTCAGAAGGTGAAAGCTCAGTCGATTGCTTTTGCCTGACTTCAGTgtcttctgtctgtgtcagATACAACTTCCAACAGAATACAGAGTGACCACTATGAAAACCTGCCAGCCTGCCACGTCGTCAACCTGACAGACACCAACTATTATTGAAAGAGGCTTCATCCTCTGGCAGTAAATATTGCAGCGGTGCTACTATGTTTATTAGATATCTGACCATAGCGGACATCTACTCATCTATTCGAGTAGTTTGAATTTGTAACAAATAAAAGGTTATTCTGAGACTGGCTGTGCCATATTACATTTTGGTTGTAGTCCGTGTGGTAGAATGCATCTTAACTCACTcatacgtttacatgcacgtgagaaaaaaacaaattattgccttaatccgactttaactggacaacttaagtgcatgtaaacacgttgctcctactaatatcagagttctccttatcctaagctcgattaagctgtgcaggTACTACTGACTGTGACAGTGTCTGAGAGACAAACCTAATAGGCAATATCCTGTGTTCTGACTCAGCAGAAGGAAAAGCCCACCATTTCCTGAAGAACAGCCAACAGGGACAATCCCACCACCTGATTACTGATTAACGTTTATTGCAGTCAGTGGCATCTGTGAAGCCTCATCTCTGACAATATTGGTGTTTAAGGTGTGGCAACAACTACTGTAGGCCAACAAAGaactcctcctttcctctcaaCTTTGTTCCTATAACACATTCTCTCCGTTTCTGTAGTACGAAAAATTCCTCCCTGCTCTTGGGACGTCACACTAACTGGAGCACTGAATTGATTCACTGTATTATTCATCGTGTGGTACTCCCTCAgagtaaacatttaatttcagctCATACGGATCCACAACAGTGCACAGAGAGTTCACCAGACAAAGCTGAGGAGAGAAACTGTTGGTGAcggctaaagaaaaaaaaacgtaacaCGTTAAGCATGTTTGACATGTGAAGACGATGTGGAGAAAATATCACAGCTTCACACGACCACATACAAGCTCCTGGTGAGACAATCTATAGCACCAGTTTCCACATTAAATGTGCAACTGCAAATGTGAGACTTTCTTGCAACATTTCTTCGCAGTGCCCAAAAGCAGAACACAAGATTTGCATCACATTAAGCTCCACTTCACAGTGCCAGCTATAGTATGAAGGCTGTTAATGCCGAGGATGTGGCATCATGGTACCACTCTCCCTGACTAGGAAGCGAAGTGCGACCTGTGCCCTTCCTGTCTTTGTTATCAGTAACCAGGCTAGTGAAAGGGCTCATAGGAAGGATACCCACACAGACCTTTGTGAAACTCAGCATTTATGCATCAGGGTCACTCTTTAAATTATTCACTTGTAACCCACTTCTCcgtgcacatgcacagacacagactccaCTGCTCTAAATAAAGCAATAACAGCTAATAAACTGAAGGCACGATAAAAAATGCTTTGCACACATGCTTAGAGCAAAGTTTCCGAAGGAAGTTCAAACTGAACGGGAGGGGTTCTGTCATATTTCCACCAGCTGCACTGCAAAACAAATTTCATGCAGGGTTAAAATGAGCGCAACTCGCAGaaggggagagggggaaaatgaatatttagGCATGGCCCAGATATGGAACTGGACTCCTGGAAGTGGTTCTTTTTTGGAGGTCATGGGCTTATGGAGAAGAAGAGATACAGTCTACCAGACTACTCCAGTTGCTAGACTGCTGAAATATAGATGACACCGGGGCAGCGTGGGCAACAGTAATTCATTAGGATTCCCTTTGGAGAACGGCCCAATATTCCCCCGCACTTTAACAGCCACGTGTCAAGGTTTATCACGACATAAAGATACTAACAGACTGCGTGAAACCAGTCGGGGCTGATACTGGCCAGGGAATTTTCTTAAAACCATACGTCAAACAAGAGCCAAAAAATAACCAACATCAGCTCCCTTCGACTCTTTACTGTCACTTAATCTTCACCGATATAATTtgaccttaaaaaaaatgaatgtattcaCACTTTTGCCACTTCACGTTCAGAGAAGTGCAGCTCTCGTTGTACCCTGACTGAACGCTCGTTCATAAATGCAGACGCTAGGACCTGAACTAGTTCAAACACGGCAAAGGTGAGCCAAGTTGTGGCTAACCTCTGTGTCATGTATTGACACGTCTTTCTGAAGGAAAGTGACATCATCTATGAGCAAATCAAAAACATCTTAGTCACACAGTGGGGAGGGAGCATGAGgatgcctctctttctctctcctttcttcaTATCCCAGGGTTGTGGGTATTTCCTTTTCCCATCTGATGAGGAAAGCAGGGGCTTTCCAAGGATCTTAGCTGCTTCTCTCATCATCAGTGCCGGTCAGCAGagtcaataaaaacactctAAGGTGGCCAAGCGACTGTGCAGCGGAACAGAAACGCTGCTGCATCGACTGAATC
This window harbors:
- the LOC125017626 gene encoding ras-related protein Ral-B; the encoded protein is MATGKSKNQSSLVLHKVIMVGSGGVGKSALTLQFMYDEFVEDYEPTKADSYRKKVVLDGEEVQIDILDTAGQEDYAAIRDNYFRSGEGFLLVFSITEHESFTATVEFREQILRVKAEEDKIPLLLVGNKSDLEERRQVSVDEARGKAEEWGVQYVETSAKTRANVDKVFFDLMREVRGKKMAENKDKNGKGKNKKNKKSFRERCCLL